In Pedobacter sp. W3I1, one DNA window encodes the following:
- a CDS encoding type II toxin-antitoxin system VapC family toxin, whose protein sequence is MIYLLDTHVLVWSLMYSSKLSNVCMEILKNKKNTILVSTISFWEISLKHSINKLDILRIIPEALPELAIEAGYELLPLLPDDVANYHHLNANWHRDPFDRMLIWQAIKKDITLISKDEDINKYRSAGLKVVW, encoded by the coding sequence ATGATTTACCTCTTAGATACCCATGTATTAGTTTGGTCATTAATGTATTCATCTAAGCTTTCGAATGTCTGCATGGAAATTTTAAAGAACAAGAAAAATACAATTCTAGTAAGTACGATAAGTTTTTGGGAAATATCTTTGAAACATTCAATAAATAAACTAGATATTTTGAGAATCATACCAGAGGCTTTACCTGAACTCGCAATTGAGGCCGGTTACGAGCTTTTGCCCCTTTTACCTGATGATGTGGCTAATTACCATCACTTAAATGCGAACTGGCATCGAGACCCTTTTGATCGGATGTTGATATGGCAAGCTATTAAGAAAGATATAACCTTAATTAGCAAAGACGAAGACATTAATAAATACCGATCAGCAGGATTAAAAGTTGTTTGGTGA
- the guaA gene encoding glutamine-hydrolyzing GMP synthase, with the protein MQEKIIIVDFGSQFTQLIARRVRELNIYCEIYPYNNLPEVTPDVKGVIFSGSPYSVRQEDAPQIDLSKYHLKYPLLAVCYGAQYIAQHSGGAVQPSSTREYGRANLNFVNQENKLFKGINIDSQVWMSHGDTITDIPENFELIASTDSVKVAAYHIKDSDTYAIQFHPEVTHSIDGKILLENFLVDICGCSQDWTSAAFVETTIADIKATVGNDKVVLALSGGVDSSVAAVLLHKAIGTNLHCIFVDNGLLRKNEYESVLEQYKDFGLNIKGVDAKDKFLGQLAGVEDPETKRKIIGRVFIEVFDEESHLIQDVKWLAQGTIYPDIIESISVKGPSATIKSHHNVGGLPDFMKLKVVEPLKTLFKDEVRRVGKALGLETFILGRHPFPGPGLGIRIIGEVTPEKVAILQDADKIYIDNLKEAGLYDQVWQAGAIFLPVRSVGVMGDERTYENVIALRAVESLDGMTADWCHLPYPVLAKISNEIINKVKGINRVVYDISSKPPATIEWE; encoded by the coding sequence ATGCAAGAAAAAATCATTATCGTCGATTTTGGTTCGCAATTTACACAACTCATCGCTCGTAGGGTTCGCGAACTAAATATTTACTGTGAAATATATCCATATAACAATCTTCCTGAGGTTACGCCTGATGTAAAAGGAGTTATTTTTTCAGGTAGTCCTTATTCTGTCCGCCAGGAAGATGCACCTCAAATCGATTTATCAAAATACCATTTAAAATATCCGTTATTGGCTGTTTGTTATGGTGCACAATATATTGCCCAACATTCTGGTGGTGCGGTTCAGCCATCTTCAACCCGCGAGTATGGTCGTGCTAACCTGAATTTTGTAAACCAGGAGAATAAATTATTTAAAGGTATCAATATCGATTCACAAGTTTGGATGAGTCATGGCGATACCATTACCGATATTCCTGAAAATTTTGAATTGATTGCCAGTACCGATAGCGTTAAAGTGGCAGCTTATCACATTAAAGATTCGGATACTTATGCTATCCAGTTTCACCCTGAAGTAACGCATAGTATTGATGGAAAAATCCTTTTAGAAAACTTCCTGGTTGATATTTGCGGATGTAGCCAGGACTGGACTTCTGCTGCTTTTGTTGAAACTACCATTGCCGATATTAAAGCAACCGTAGGTAACGATAAGGTTGTTTTGGCACTTTCGGGTGGTGTTGACAGCAGTGTTGCTGCGGTACTTTTACATAAAGCCATTGGCACAAACCTACATTGTATATTTGTTGATAATGGTTTATTGCGTAAAAACGAGTATGAAAGTGTTTTAGAGCAGTACAAAGATTTTGGCTTAAATATTAAAGGCGTTGATGCAAAGGATAAATTCTTGGGTCAATTAGCTGGGGTAGAAGATCCGGAAACAAAACGTAAAATTATTGGCCGTGTATTTATCGAAGTTTTCGACGAAGAATCTCATCTGATTCAAGATGTGAAGTGGTTAGCACAAGGTACAATTTACCCCGATATTATTGAGTCGATTTCAGTTAAAGGTCCATCAGCAACCATTAAATCGCACCATAATGTGGGCGGTTTGCCAGATTTCATGAAACTTAAAGTGGTAGAACCGCTTAAAACGTTGTTTAAAGATGAAGTAAGAAGAGTAGGTAAGGCTTTAGGTTTAGAGACGTTTATTTTAGGCCGCCACCCTTTCCCAGGACCAGGTTTAGGCATCCGTATTATCGGAGAGGTAACCCCGGAAAAAGTAGCTATCTTACAAGATGCAGATAAGATTTATATTGATAATTTGAAAGAAGCTGGCCTTTACGATCAGGTATGGCAGGCAGGGGCAATCTTTTTACCGGTACGTTCTGTTGGTGTAATGGGCGATGAACGTACTTATGAGAATGTAATTGCATTAAGAGCCGTTGAATCACTTGATGGTATGACTGCAGATTGGTGTCATTTACCTTATCCGGTACTGGCTAAAATTTCTAACGAAATCATCAATAAAGTTAAAGGAATCAATAGAGTGGTATACGATATTAGCTCTAAACCACCTGCAACTATAGAGTGGGAATAG
- a CDS encoding ABC transporter substrate-binding protein, whose product MNFKRVYWLLVLFAVILSACSPKIKTPKPETSKPVEKEKPADKKPIKKFSQASVSLLVPFKLDELNLKTATKADIEKYAMPIDFYQGFRLGLDSAATQGLNFKLNVFDTQDDNAHISVLYKNERFKQSNLIIGPVFPDGLKFISNYAKENNAIIVSPLAASEPAEFNNPNLVSIVNNIGLHGKKIATYIAKNYNPANTIVVLINPKKTEDEQFAAPIRNYFQANTRFVVQEYASAYTFETKMIKGKEYVVVLTSSDRTFVVPTVEKLYKLKHLPTGGYSINLFGHPNWVKQNYSTDKLQDLNTIISSSYKIDYKSSAVVAFIKKYRYRYGFEPGEYAFKGFDVGYYFGKLLSTYGEDYREYLVKDKYKGLHNNFSFIHDEKLGYINTSLMLLKFKNFALNVVE is encoded by the coding sequence ATGAATTTCAAGAGGGTTTATTGGTTGTTGGTTTTGTTTGCGGTAATTTTGAGTGCTTGTTCGCCTAAAATCAAGACACCCAAACCCGAAACAAGTAAACCAGTTGAAAAAGAAAAACCGGCAGATAAAAAGCCGATCAAAAAGTTTTCGCAGGCAAGTGTTTCCTTGCTTGTTCCCTTTAAACTGGATGAGCTAAATTTAAAAACAGCCACAAAAGCCGATATCGAGAAATATGCCATGCCTATCGATTTTTATCAGGGCTTTAGGTTGGGATTGGATTCTGCTGCGACTCAGGGTTTAAATTTTAAACTAAATGTTTTTGATACCCAGGATGATAATGCACATATATCTGTATTGTATAAAAATGAACGTTTTAAACAAAGCAATTTAATTATTGGTCCGGTTTTTCCTGATGGATTGAAATTTATCTCCAATTATGCCAAAGAAAATAATGCAATTATCGTATCTCCTCTGGCTGCTTCCGAACCTGCCGAATTTAATAATCCAAATCTGGTCTCCATTGTAAATAATATTGGTTTACATGGAAAAAAGATAGCCACCTATATTGCTAAAAATTATAACCCTGCCAATACCATAGTGGTACTGATTAACCCTAAGAAAACAGAAGACGAGCAATTTGCCGCACCGATCAGGAACTATTTTCAAGCCAATACCAGGTTCGTGGTACAGGAGTATGCTTCGGCCTATACTTTTGAAACGAAAATGATTAAAGGTAAAGAATATGTAGTGGTGCTTACTTCATCCGACAGGACTTTTGTAGTACCAACAGTAGAAAAATTGTATAAATTAAAGCATCTGCCTACGGGTGGTTATAGTATTAATTTATTCGGCCATCCTAACTGGGTAAAACAAAATTATTCTACCGATAAACTACAAGATCTAAATACCATTATCAGCTCTTCTTATAAAATAGACTACAAAAGCAGTGCTGTTGTGGCCTTTATTAAAAAATATCGCTACAGGTATGGATTTGAGCCTGGGGAATATGCCTTTAAGGGATTTGATGTAGGCTATTACTTTGGTAAACTATTAAGCACTTACGGGGAAGATTATAGAGAATATCTGGTAAAAGATAAATATAAAGGCCTCCATAATAACTTTTCATTTATTCATGATGAAAAATTAGGCTATATTAACACCAGTTTAATGTTACTGAAGTTTAAAAACTTTGCGTTAAACGTAGTTGAGTAA
- a CDS encoding dCMP deaminase family protein, translated as MTDKPSFDSIFMNLATDLAARSHCVRAHVGAVLTKDTRIISIGYNGPPAGTHNCDEEWPEHGCARDSKGSCSLALHAEENAILYASKNGSKIEGCTLYTTLSPCIACARLILSSGIKLVYYSKSYAAYKGLPSDEGVDFLRKFGVEVVLMES; from the coding sequence ATGACAGATAAACCCAGTTTCGATTCGATATTTATGAACCTCGCCACCGATTTGGCAGCCCGCTCACACTGCGTGCGTGCCCATGTCGGTGCAGTGCTCACAAAAGATACCCGTATTATTTCTATTGGTTACAATGGTCCGCCGGCTGGTACGCATAACTGTGACGAAGAATGGCCAGAGCATGGCTGTGCACGTGATAGTAAGGGAAGTTGTTCTTTAGCCTTACATGCTGAGGAAAATGCAATTCTGTATGCGTCTAAAAACGGATCGAAAATAGAAGGTTGTACCTTATATACCACCTTGTCGCCTTGTATTGCTTGCGCCCGCTTAATTCTATCATCAGGAATTAAATTGGTGTATTATTCTAAATCGTATGCGGCTTATAAAGGTTTACCTAGCGACGAAGGTGTAGATTTTTTACGGAAGTTTGGGGTTGAGGTGGTTTTGATGGAATCATAA
- a CDS encoding RsmB/NOP family class I SAM-dependent RNA methyltransferase has product MRADHQLRAFEQILNNYDGSLPLHRFLPAYFKQHKQMGSSDRRWATRHIYSFFRLGKTLPALPPEERLSIADFLCHDTLSLIVEKNLPELKDSIILSLEEKLSIIKTRYPDFDLQEVYPFHANLSDELDQEAFSTSFFKQPDLFIRVAADESAAIVAKLEDENVAVKAISETALALPNGTKLETVLKEGSYQVQDLSSQHTGNYFKPNKWDKWWDCCAASGGKTLLLHSLEPVIELLVSDLRESILLNLDERFRLAGIKKYHKKELDLLQNNDQVLHHYQFDGIILDAPCTGSGTWGRTPEMLTFFEERKINQFAGIQKGIVQNIVKYLKPGKPLIYITCSVFAEENEAIVQHMIDTLPLELEKMELIKGYENNADTMFVARLIKKSQD; this is encoded by the coding sequence ATGAGAGCAGATCATCAGTTAAGAGCCTTTGAACAGATTTTGAATAATTATGATGGAAGTTTGCCTTTGCATCGTTTTCTGCCAGCCTATTTTAAGCAGCATAAGCAAATGGGTTCCTCAGATAGGAGATGGGCTACAAGGCATATCTATAGCTTTTTTAGATTAGGTAAGACTTTACCGGCACTTCCCCCCGAAGAACGTTTAAGCATTGCCGATTTCTTATGCCACGATACGCTAAGTCTTATTGTTGAAAAGAATCTGCCAGAATTAAAGGACAGCATTATACTGTCGCTGGAAGAAAAATTATCCATCATTAAAACCAGGTATCCAGATTTTGATTTGCAGGAGGTATACCCGTTTCATGCAAATCTATCTGATGAATTAGATCAGGAAGCTTTTTCTACCTCATTCTTCAAACAGCCAGATCTGTTTATCAGGGTAGCAGCTGATGAATCTGCAGCTATTGTTGCAAAATTAGAAGATGAAAACGTTGCGGTTAAAGCTATTTCTGAAACCGCTTTGGCATTACCCAATGGAACCAAGCTTGAAACCGTTTTAAAAGAAGGCAGTTATCAGGTTCAGGATTTATCTTCTCAGCATACAGGTAATTATTTTAAACCGAACAAATGGGATAAATGGTGGGATTGTTGCGCGGCATCTGGTGGGAAAACATTGCTGTTGCATAGTTTGGAGCCTGTTATCGAACTCTTGGTTTCTGATCTGAGAGAAAGCATACTCTTAAACTTAGATGAACGTTTCCGTTTGGCGGGCATTAAAAAGTATCATAAGAAAGAACTGGATCTTTTACAGAACAATGATCAGGTTTTACATCACTATCAATTCGACGGGATCATTTTAGATGCCCCTTGTACTGGTTCCGGAACATGGGGGAGGACACCCGAAATGCTCACCTTTTTCGAGGAACGGAAAATTAATCAATTTGCGGGCATCCAGAAGGGAATTGTCCAAAATATTGTAAAATATTTGAAGCCAGGTAAGCCCTTAATTTATATTACCTGCTCTGTCTTTGCCGAAGAAAACGAAGCCATTGTTCAGCACATGATTGATACATTGCCATTAGAACTGGAAAAGATGGAATTGATAAAGGGTTATGAAAACAATGCCGATACGATGTTTGTAGCGAGATTGATTAAGAAGAGCCAGGATTAA
- a CDS encoding amidophosphoribosyltransferase — MSDQIKHECGIAFIRLLKPLSYYQQKYGTALYGLNKLYLLMEKQHNRGQDGAGIATIKLDMKPGSRYISRYRSMASNAVADIFEYVQNKFVDIQENTPELMQDTEWLKNNVSFIGEVLMGHLRYGTHGKNSIENCHPFLRQNNWMTRNLVIAGNFNMTNVDELLEQLYELGQHPKEKADTVTVLEKIGHFLDDENQELFDQYKKEGHDNVAITHKISDNLDIANILRRSAKTWDGGYSICGMVGNGDSFIMRDPAGIRPAYYYYDDEIVVAASERPALQTAFNIQFKDVKEIDPGHALIIKKNGEVSMEQFREPTERLSCSFERIYFSKGSDVEIYRERKQLGRLLSDKILQAVNYDLKNTVFSFIPNTAEVAFFGMVDGVQQYVRRHQKDILLHKKETLTDQQLDDLLSLAPRVEKLAVKDVKLRTFITQDADRSEMVAHVYDTTYGIINNHQDTLVALDDSIVRGTTLKQSIIKIVDRLHPKKIIIVSSAPQIRYPDCYGIDMSRMGQFVAFDAAIQLLTERGMWQVIEDVYTKCKASLLLPKEEIVNHVKEIYKPFTPEEISAKIAQIITPKGTVAEVEVIYQSLENLHEACPKNKGDWYFSGNYPTPGGNKVVNKAFVNWKEGNNQRAY; from the coding sequence ATGAGTGATCAGATAAAACACGAATGCGGAATCGCTTTTATTCGCCTGTTAAAACCACTTTCTTACTACCAGCAAAAGTACGGTACAGCACTTTACGGCCTTAATAAATTATACCTTTTAATGGAAAAACAGCATAACCGGGGCCAGGATGGCGCAGGTATTGCCACCATTAAACTGGATATGAAACCGGGCAGTAGGTACATTAGCCGATACCGGAGCATGGCATCTAATGCGGTAGCTGATATTTTCGAATATGTACAGAACAAATTTGTCGATATCCAAGAAAACACACCTGAACTAATGCAGGATACAGAATGGCTCAAAAACAACGTAAGCTTTATCGGCGAGGTGTTAATGGGCCATTTGCGTTATGGTACACATGGTAAAAACAGTATCGAAAATTGCCACCCTTTTTTAAGGCAAAACAACTGGATGACACGTAACTTGGTTATTGCGGGTAACTTTAACATGACGAATGTTGATGAGTTATTGGAACAATTGTACGAGTTAGGTCAGCATCCTAAAGAAAAAGCAGATACCGTTACAGTATTGGAGAAAATCGGTCACTTTTTAGATGATGAGAACCAGGAGCTTTTCGATCAGTATAAAAAAGAAGGTCATGATAACGTTGCAATTACACACAAAATATCTGATAACTTAGATATCGCGAACATTCTTCGCCGCTCAGCCAAAACCTGGGATGGAGGTTATTCTATCTGTGGCATGGTGGGTAATGGCGATTCGTTCATTATGCGCGATCCGGCAGGTATCCGTCCGGCGTATTATTATTATGATGATGAGATTGTTGTAGCGGCTTCAGAAAGACCAGCTTTACAAACTGCATTTAATATCCAGTTTAAAGATGTTAAAGAGATCGATCCCGGTCACGCTTTAATTATCAAGAAAAACGGAGAGGTAAGCATGGAGCAATTCCGAGAGCCTACCGAAAGATTATCATGCTCGTTCGAGCGCATTTATTTCTCAAAAGGAAGTGATGTAGAAATTTACCGTGAGCGTAAGCAGTTAGGCCGTTTATTGAGTGATAAAATTCTTCAGGCGGTTAATTACGATTTAAAAAATACGGTATTCTCATTTATCCCAAATACAGCAGAAGTTGCGTTTTTTGGAATGGTTGATGGTGTTCAGCAATATGTGCGCAGGCACCAGAAAGATATACTCTTACATAAGAAAGAAACACTAACAGATCAACAACTTGATGACTTGTTATCTTTAGCACCTCGTGTAGAAAAGTTAGCGGTTAAGGATGTAAAACTGAGGACCTTTATTACTCAGGATGCAGACCGTAGTGAAATGGTGGCGCATGTTTATGATACTACTTATGGTATTATCAACAACCATCAGGATACTTTAGTTGCGCTTGATGATTCTATTGTGCGTGGTACTACCTTAAAACAAAGTATCATTAAAATTGTTGACCGTTTACATCCTAAGAAAATTATTATTGTTTCTTCCGCACCTCAGATTCGTTACCCTGATTGTTATGGTATCGATATGAGCAGGATGGGACAGTTTGTTGCTTTCGATGCGGCTATTCAGTTGCTAACGGAGCGTGGTATGTGGCAGGTGATTGAAGATGTTTATACCAAATGTAAAGCCTCATTACTTTTACCTAAAGAGGAAATTGTAAATCACGTTAAGGAAATTTATAAGCCGTTTACTCCTGAAGAAATCTCGGCTAAAATTGCACAGATTATTACCCCAAAAGGTACTGTTGCTGAGGTTGAAGTAATTTACCAAAGTTTAGAGAACCTGCACGAAGCTTGTCCGAAAAACAAAGGAGATTGGTATTTCTCAGGAAATTATCCAACCCCAGGTGGAAACAAAGTGGTAAATAAAGCTTTTGTTAACTGGAAAGAAGGAAATAACCAAAGGGCTTATTAG
- a CDS encoding MFS transporter: protein MSSEQAQTKWGQFIPLVTVFFFWGFVAASNDILIPVFKKAFDLSQAESQLVSLAFYIAYTVGALIYNGISVIIGQDIVNKLGYKNSLALGLVISALGTLLFYPAANLHSFPLMLSGLFIVALGFSLQQTVANPLAIALGPIKTGSQRLTLAGGINNFGTTIGPLIVSFAIFGSAANASTNISIESVKIPYLILGVAFIAVAIFLKMSSLPDRPALVEAVVEDTKSIKGSALQYPQLVLGMIAIFVYVGVEVSTASNLPAYMEKDLGFAIKDIAPYISLYWASMMIGRWTGAVEAFTDNVSTQKVLRFIAPYLAFGIFLAVNAIAKHDLAPFYVYGLIILVLIAADMASKGNPARMLLIFSAIGITALLIGMLTKGMVSVYAITSVGLFCSTLWPCIFTLAVSGLGKHTSQGSSFLIMMIMGGGIISWAQGAVSEFTGIQYSYVVGIICFAYLAFYAWKVAGILRSQGINFDQKISGGH from the coding sequence ATGAGTTCAGAACAAGCACAAACCAAATGGGGGCAGTTTATTCCTTTGGTCACGGTATTCTTTTTTTGGGGCTTTGTAGCCGCCAGTAATGATATTTTAATACCGGTATTTAAAAAAGCTTTTGATTTATCACAGGCTGAAAGCCAATTGGTTTCATTGGCATTTTACATTGCCTATACCGTGGGCGCTTTAATATATAATGGTATTTCTGTTATCATAGGGCAAGATATAGTAAACAAATTGGGCTATAAAAATTCGTTGGCACTAGGGTTGGTTATTTCTGCACTTGGAACTTTATTATTTTATCCTGCAGCAAACCTGCATTCATTTCCTTTAATGCTTTCTGGTTTATTTATTGTAGCATTGGGCTTTTCGTTACAACAAACCGTTGCCAACCCATTGGCTATTGCGTTAGGGCCAATTAAAACAGGCTCGCAACGTTTAACGCTTGCTGGTGGTATTAATAACTTTGGTACAACCATCGGGCCGCTTATTGTAAGTTTTGCCATTTTTGGTTCTGCTGCAAATGCAAGCACAAATATCAGCATAGAAAGTGTTAAAATTCCTTACCTGATTTTGGGTGTTGCATTTATCGCGGTTGCTATTTTCTTAAAAATGTCATCGTTGCCTGATAGACCTGCTTTGGTTGAAGCTGTGGTTGAGGATACTAAATCGATTAAGGGCTCTGCTTTACAATATCCTCAATTGGTTTTGGGTATGATTGCCATATTTGTTTATGTAGGTGTAGAGGTTTCTACAGCAAGTAACTTGCCAGCTTATATGGAGAAAGATTTAGGTTTTGCCATTAAAGATATTGCCCCTTATATCTCTTTATACTGGGCAAGTATGATGATTGGTCGTTGGACAGGTGCCGTTGAAGCATTTACCGATAATGTGAGCACCCAAAAAGTGTTAAGGTTTATTGCGCCTTATTTGGCGTTTGGTATTTTTTTAGCAGTAAATGCTATTGCGAAACACGACCTGGCTCCTTTTTATGTGTATGGTTTAATTATATTGGTGCTAATTGCTGCCGATATGGCGAGTAAAGGTAATCCAGCCAGAATGTTATTGATTTTTTCGGCAATTGGTATTACTGCGCTATTAATCGGCATGCTTACCAAAGGAATGGTGAGTGTTTACGCCATTACAAGCGTTGGTTTGTTCTGTAGCACATTATGGCCTTGTATTTTTACATTAGCCGTAAGTGGTTTGGGTAAACACACCAGTCAGGGAAGTAGCTTCTTAATTATGATGATTATGGGCGGTGGTATTATTAGCTGGGCACAGGGTGCAGTATCAGAGTTTACGGGTATTCAATACAGCTATGTTGTAGGGATTATCTGTTTTGCTTACTTAGCATTTTATGCCTGGAAAGTGGCTGGAATATTAAGATCACAAGGAATAAACTTTGATCAAAAAATTTCTGGTGGACATTAA
- a CDS encoding LysE family translocator yields the protein MFEAILLGIGAGIISSFLTGPVFFAMIKTSIERGFKAGFSLAVGVIISDIVLIGLVLFGSQFIDYKSEFDKYVGSIGGVFLLAVGVYYLVSKITVNYDSSTLQKVSKRGYVIKGFLMCILTPSTLMFWIIVSGIISVKLNNMLNEKLVCFFIAMATQLSIDGAKSFYSSKLRYKIKEDALKKLNKIAGVVIIFFAIWLIVKTYLKFYA from the coding sequence ATGTTTGAAGCCATATTACTAGGTATAGGAGCAGGGATTATTTCGTCGTTTTTAACAGGGCCGGTATTTTTTGCAATGATCAAAACCAGCATAGAGAGGGGCTTCAAAGCCGGGTTTTCCCTGGCCGTTGGCGTAATTATTAGTGATATTGTCTTAATTGGCCTCGTTCTTTTTGGCAGTCAATTTATCGATTATAAATCCGAATTTGATAAATACGTAGGCAGTATTGGTGGTGTTTTTCTGTTGGCCGTAGGTGTTTATTACCTCGTTTCCAAAATTACCGTTAATTACGATAGCTCAACTTTACAAAAGGTAAGTAAGCGGGGTTATGTGATAAAAGGATTTTTAATGTGTATCCTCACCCCCTCTACCTTAATGTTCTGGATTATTGTAAGCGGAATCATCTCGGTTAAATTGAACAATATGCTTAACGAAAAATTAGTCTGCTTTTTTATCGCCATGGCTACCCAATTGAGCATAGATGGTGCAAAGAGTTTTTATTCTAGTAAACTCCGTTATAAAATAAAGGAAGATGCGCTTAAAAAACTAAATAAAATCGCAGGTGTCGTGATCATCTTCTTTGCCATTTGGCTCATCGTTAAAACGTACCTTAAGTTTTACGCATAG
- a CDS encoding type II toxin-antitoxin system Phd/YefM family antitoxin — protein MKTMSVGEFKAHFSEVLEDVKAGIGIAVTYGRKKEVIGYFVPDLEENNKERKIGMLDGKAEIIFKDDFKITEEEFLGL, from the coding sequence ATGAAAACAATGTCTGTTGGAGAATTTAAAGCTCACTTTTCTGAAGTACTTGAAGATGTTAAGGCAGGTATTGGTATTGCCGTAACATATGGAAGAAAAAAAGAGGTTATTGGTTATTTTGTTCCTGATTTGGAAGAAAACAATAAAGAGCGTAAAATAGGTATGCTTGACGGGAAAGCCGAAATAATATTTAAAGATGATTTCAAGATTACAGAAGAGGAATTCTTAGGCTTATGA
- a CDS encoding MarC family protein, with translation MTFNLSQILSTTMVLFAIIDILGAIPVVIELRRKAGHIESEKASLVATGLMILFLFVGESLLKVIGLDVESFAIAGSFVIFFIAMEMVLGLTIFKEEAPETVSIVPLAFPLIAGAGTMTTLLSLKTEYHTQNILVGIILNMLFVYFVLKNTNRLEKLFGKSGLNILRKAFGVILLAIAIKLFRNNTGL, from the coding sequence ATGACGTTCAACTTAAGCCAGATCCTATCGACAACGATGGTGCTCTTTGCTATTATCGACATTTTAGGCGCAATCCCTGTTGTGATCGAGCTGCGCAGAAAAGCAGGTCATATCGAATCAGAAAAAGCATCGCTCGTGGCTACAGGCTTAATGATTTTATTTTTGTTTGTTGGAGAATCGCTGTTAAAAGTAATCGGACTTGATGTAGAATCTTTCGCTATTGCGGGTTCATTTGTAATATTTTTTATTGCCATGGAAATGGTATTGGGATTAACCATTTTCAAAGAAGAAGCTCCCGAAACAGTCTCTATTGTTCCATTAGCCTTCCCGCTAATTGCCGGAGCCGGTACAATGACCACTTTGCTATCGTTAAAAACAGAATACCATACCCAGAATATTTTAGTGGGCATTATACTCAATATGTTGTTTGTTTATTTTGTATTGAAAAATACCAACAGACTGGAAAAACTCTTCGGAAAATCAGGCTTAAACATCTTACGTAAAGCATTTGGCGTAATTTTATTGGCTATAGCGATTAAATTGTTCAGGAATAATACGGGGCTTTAG